The Streptomyces asoensis DNA window CCAGGCGGCCGCGACGACCCGGGGCGCCGCACCGCCGTCACCGACCGCGGCCGAAGCCGCCTCGGAGGACGCACCCGCCGAAGACGAAGCACCTGCCGAAGACGAAGCACCTGCCGGAGCCGCCGCCGCGGCCGGGCCGCCGGTGCCCGCGGGCGGCGTGGGGCCGGGACCGCGGCCGGCCTCGTCCCCGCGCCTGCCGCGCAACCGTTCCAGGAACCCCATGCCTCAGCCCTCCGCCCCGCCCCGGGTCACCAGGGAAGCGATCTGGTCGGCGTACCGGCGCCGGTCGTGGTGTTCCAGGTCCAGGATCTCGTCCTGGCCCCAGTGGAAGTGGTAGGCGACGTACGCGATCTCCTCGTGCAGCCGGTCGGTCGCGTACGTCACGATTCCCCCAGGCGGCTCCCGCCGAGTTCCACCTCGAAGGGCTCCGAGCAGTGGGGGCACTGCACCGAGGCGCGGGTGTGCCCCTCGGCGTTTACCTGGCGGTAGAAGTCCTGGAGGAACGCCAGGTCGGAGGCGAACATGTTCTCCACGACGCCGTCGTGGACCAGCGGCAGGCTGCCGAGCCGGGTGATGACCCGGCCCAGCAGCACCACCGACAGGTACGCGGGGTTCTCCTGCACACGGATGTCGCGGAGCGGGACGAGCTCGTCCCGTGCCGTCGCCAGCCGCATCACACCGTCGCGGTGGACGGTGCCCGCGTCGTCGACGTACCCGCGCGGCAGCTCGAAGGGGAACTCCGTCTGGAGCCGGTACGGCGCCGGTGCCGGAGCCGGGGCGGTGGCCGCACCCGGCGCGGCGAACGCGGACGCCGACCCGGACCCGGGGCCGTCGGCGCCGGGAGGGGACGCGGGCACGGCGGTGGCCGGGAGCGCCTCCTGCGGCTCCCCGCCCGCCGCCGCTGCCCGGACAGCCGTGCGCCGCATTACTCGATGACCAGTTCTTCGAACGTGATCGTGACGGTCTCGGTCAGCGCGGAGGCCTCACCGGCCTTCACCGAGCTGGTGTCGATCTTGCTGCACCAGGCGTTGCGCATGTTGTACCGCTTGACCGGGTTGTTCTGGTAGTCCATCACCATGATCGTGGCGTTCTTGCGGGCGGTGCCCATCACGCCGTTGATCGACTCGGTGATCCACTGGTTGAACGCCGCGGACTGGGTCATACCGCGCACGACCGTGCAGGTGCCCGCCTTCTTCACACCGGGCAGCTTCTTGGTGACGGGCTTGCCCTGCGCGGAGACCTGCTGGTACTCGATGACGTCCTGTTCGAGGCTGAGACCGCTGACCTCGGCGAGGTACTCGACCATCACGCCGTCGATCTGGAGGCCGAAATTATGTGAAGTAAGGGCGTCACCCGGCTGGAGACTCATCTGGCTTTCCTTCTAGGTGTGGTGCGGAGGGCGGTACGGGGGCGGAGCGCGGGGGCCTGCTGCGGGCCTACTCCTCCAGCTCGCCGTTGCCGCTGGAGAACTGGGCCAGCCGGAAGATCACGAACTCGGCGGGCTTGACCGGCGCGATGCCGATCTCGCAGATCACACGGCCGAGGTCGACCGACTCCGGCGGGTTGGACTCCTCGTCACACTTGACGTAGAACGCCTCCTCGGGGCGGCCGCCGAACAGGGCGCCGCCGCGCCACTCGTTGACGAGGAACGCCGAGACGTTGCGCCGGATCCGGGCCCACAGGGCGTGGTCGTTCGGCTCGAACACCACCCACTGGGTGCCGATCAGGATCGACTCCTCCAGGTAGTTGAAGTACCGGCGGACGTTCAGGTAGCGCCAGGCCGGGTCCGAGGAGAGGGTGCGGGCGCCCCAGATGCGGATGCCCCGCCCGGGGAACGCGCGGATGCAGTTCACGCCGATCGGGTTGAGCAGGTCCTGCTCACCGCGGGTGATCTGGATCTCCAGGTCCACCGCGCCGCGCACGACCTCGTTCGCGGGCGCCTTGTGCACACCGCGCTCGGAGTCGTTGCGGGCCCACACGCCGGCCACGTGGCCGCTCGGCGGGATCAGCCGCGCCTTGCCGGCGGCCGGGTCGAAGGACTTGATCCACGGGTAGTACAGCGCCGCGTACTTGGAGTCGTAGCCGGCCGTCTCCTGCCGCCACACCCGGATCTGACGGGCGTTCAGGCCGGGGGGCGGGTCGATGATGGCGACCCGGTCGCCCATCAGCTCGCAGTGCGCGATCAGACCGAGCTGGACGGCCTTGACCGATTCCAGGTCGATCGCGCCGCGCTGGTAGGCGGCCATCAGGTCGGGCACCGCGACCATGGACACCTCGTCGACGGCCTCCAGGCCGCCGAAGCCGGTGCGGTCCGAGCTGTCGCCCAGGTACTGGGCGGGGCCGACGGGCTGCGCGGCCTCTTCGGTGCCGGTGGCACCGGCCGGCGAACCGGCGGGCGGCGCGGCCAGCGCGACCGTCTGGTTGTCGGGGCGGACGAGCTGCGCGGCGGGCGCGGCCTCGGCCACGGTGATGAGCTTGGAGCGCTCCTTGACCTGGGTGACGACGTAGGAGCGGTTGCCCTTCTTCGCCGACACGTCGAACGTCTCGACGGCCTTGTCGCCGTCCTTGACGATCAGCTTGAAGCGCTCGGCGGGACCTTCGCCGTCCGCGTCCGCGACCTCGACGCTCAGCGGGCCGCCGCTGTCGCCCGGCGCCACGGCCGTGACCGTGAACGTGCCGAGCTGCTTGGGCTCACCGGCCGGCAGGGCGGCGGGCGCGGCGCCGGAACCGGTGACCGCGGCGGGCGACTGCGCGTCTCCCGCGGCGCCCGCGGCGGAACCGCCGACGCGGACGACGTAGGCCGCCGAGCCGCCGTTGTTGAAGAAGCCGTAGACCGAGTGCGCCAGGTAGTAGCCGTCGGTGAAGTCACCGAACGCCGCCACGTACTGGGTCCAGTTGGTCACCAGGGTCGGCTCGTTGAGGGGGCCGGACGGGGCGAGCCCGACGAAGGCAGCCACCGAGGTGCCCACCCCCTCGATCGGGCGGGAGCCGCTGGCCACCTCCTCGACGTATACGCCGGGCGACAGGTAGGACGGCATGCTGTGCTCTCCTCGGGGTACGCGTCAGGACGTCTTTCACCGTCACGCGCGAAGCGCGTCCGTCGAAACGGCTTCCGGTGCAGGGTCCGGGGCATCTCTGTTGCCCTCGCGGGCACCCGGGCCCGCGAGGGCGCCGCCGCCGGGACCGCCGCGCCGCGCCCGCCGGGGGGCGAGGCCCGCGTCCGTGCGCCGCGCCCGCCGGTGCCGCACTGCCCGCCGGGGCCGGCGAGGAGGGGTCCGTGGCGCGGCGGGGGCCCGTTCGCGAGGCGGCCGTGGCGTCCCGAGGTCCCCTCGGGCAGCCGATCGCGGCCCGCCGGGGCACGGATCCTGCCCCCTCGCCTCTGACCCCGCCCGCCGGACTCCCCGTAGCGTCGGTGCGTGAGCCTGTGGACTTCTCTTGAACCGGCGTCCGTCACCGTCGACCCCGGCAGCCGGGCGACCGTACGGCTGCGGGTGCGCAACACCGGTGACGTGGTCGACGAGTACCGCTTCGAGCCGGTCGGCCCGACCGCGCCCTGGACGACGGTGGAGCCGCCGACCCTGCGGTTGTACCCGGGCACGACGGGCACCGTCGAGCTGGCCTTCGCGCCGCCGCGCACCCCGGACGCGACGGCCGGCCCCAACCCCTACGCCGTGCGCATCACGCCCACCGAGCATCCGGAGGCGGTGACCGTCCCCGAGGGGAACCTGACGATCACGCCGTTCACCGAGGTGCGGGCGGAGCTGGTCCCGCCGACCGTGAAGGGGCGGTTCCGCGGCCGGCCGCGGCTGGCCGTCGACAACCTCGGCAACACCAAGGTCACCGCCTCGCTGAGCGGCAGCGACACCGGCGACCGGCTGTCGTACGAACTCCAGCCCGCCAACGTCCAGATCGAACCGGGGCGGGCGGCGTTCGTGAACACGACCCTGCGCCCGCGCCAGATCATCTGGTTCGGCTCCAAGGAGGAGCAGCGCTACAGCCTGGCGGTGCGCCGCTCGGGCGCCCATCCGCTGGAGGTGGAGGGCACGTTCGTGCAGCGCGGCTTCCTGCCGCGCTGGCTGGCCACCGCCCTCAGCCTCATGCTGGCCCTGACCATCGCGTTCGTGATGATCTGGCTGGCGTACAAGCCGCGGGTCACCACCAGCGCCAACGAGAAGCTGGCGGAGGCCGGTGTCAGCACGCTGGCCCCGAGCCCCTCGGCGACGCCCAGCGCCCCGGCCCTGGTGCCCACCCCGACGGCCCCCGTGGTGGTCGAGGCCCCCGTCACCAGCCAGGCCCCGGCCGGCGGTGGCGGCGGTGGGGGCGGCGGCGGTGGCGGCGGGGGCGCGTCGTCGGCGCCGCCCAAGCCCAAGCAGGAGACGGCGGCGGTCGCCGTGAACAAGCTGGCGGCGCGCAGCGACGGACGGCACATCTGCTACCGCGCCTACGTGGAGGACAAGGGCTGGCAGGACCCGGTCTGCGACGGTGCGATCGCCGGTACGACCGGCAAGGACCTGGGCATCAAGGCCCTCAACATCGCCACGGCGAGGACGGGCGGGGTCGCGGGCAACGCCGCGCACGTGGACGGCGGCTGGCTGACCGGGGACAAGTGGTCGAAGGCGTCCGACGGCGTCGACATGTACATGGGTTCGAGCAAGCCGGCGGTCTCGGTGATGGAGGGCTTCACCATCAAGACCATGGAGGGCTCCGTCTG harbors:
- a CDS encoding DUF6760 family protein, producing the protein MTYATDRLHEEIAYVAYHFHWGQDEILDLEHHDRRRYADQIASLVTRGGAEG
- a CDS encoding phage tail protein, translated to MSLQPGDALTSHNFGLQIDGVMVEYLAEVSGLSLEQDVIEYQQVSAQGKPVTKKLPGVKKAGTCTVVRGMTQSAAFNQWITESINGVMGTARKNATIMVMDYQNNPVKRYNMRNAWCSKIDTSSVKAGEASALTETVTITFEELVIE
- a CDS encoding phage tail sheath subtilisin-like domain-containing protein, which produces MPSYLSPGVYVEEVASGSRPIEGVGTSVAAFVGLAPSGPLNEPTLVTNWTQYVAAFGDFTDGYYLAHSVYGFFNNGGSAAYVVRVGGSAAGAAGDAQSPAAVTGSGAAPAALPAGEPKQLGTFTVTAVAPGDSGGPLSVEVADADGEGPAERFKLIVKDGDKAVETFDVSAKKGNRSYVVTQVKERSKLITVAEAAPAAQLVRPDNQTVALAAPPAGSPAGATGTEEAAQPVGPAQYLGDSSDRTGFGGLEAVDEVSMVAVPDLMAAYQRGAIDLESVKAVQLGLIAHCELMGDRVAIIDPPPGLNARQIRVWRQETAGYDSKYAALYYPWIKSFDPAAGKARLIPPSGHVAGVWARNDSERGVHKAPANEVVRGAVDLEIQITRGEQDLLNPIGVNCIRAFPGRGIRIWGARTLSSDPAWRYLNVRRYFNYLEESILIGTQWVVFEPNDHALWARIRRNVSAFLVNEWRGGALFGGRPEEAFYVKCDEESNPPESVDLGRVICEIGIAPVKPAEFVIFRLAQFSSGNGELEE
- a CDS encoding hydrolase, which produces MSLWTSLEPASVTVDPGSRATVRLRVRNTGDVVDEYRFEPVGPTAPWTTVEPPTLRLYPGTTGTVELAFAPPRTPDATAGPNPYAVRITPTEHPEAVTVPEGNLTITPFTEVRAELVPPTVKGRFRGRPRLAVDNLGNTKVTASLSGSDTGDRLSYELQPANVQIEPGRAAFVNTTLRPRQIIWFGSKEEQRYSLAVRRSGAHPLEVEGTFVQRGFLPRWLATALSLMLALTIAFVMIWLAYKPRVTTSANEKLAEAGVSTLAPSPSATPSAPALVPTPTAPVVVEAPVTSQAPAGGGGGGGGGGGGGGASSAPPKPKQETAAVAVNKLAARSDGRHICYRAYVEDKGWQDPVCDGAIAGTTGKDLGIKALNIATARTGGVAGNAAHVDGGWLTGDKWSKASDGVDMYMGSSKPAVSVMEGFTIKTMEGSVCQNPHIKDRGWLGNGCTKPGDWIYGGSPMEQKLQLEAVRFTV